One part of the Streptomyces lydicus genome encodes these proteins:
- the crgA gene encoding cell division protein CrgA, producing MPKSRIRKKDDFTPPPAKTTTSLKMNSGRGWVAPLMLAMFLIGLVWIVMFYVSEGDLPIAAMGNWNIVCGFGFIAVGFGVSTQWK from the coding sequence GTGCCGAAGTCACGGATCCGCAAGAAAGACGACTTCACGCCGCCGCCGGCGAAGACCACCACCAGCCTGAAGATGAACTCAGGTCGTGGCTGGGTGGCGCCGCTGATGCTGGCGATGTTCCTGATCGGGCTCGTGTGGATCGTCATGTTCTACGTGTCCGAGGGGGATCTGCCGATCGCTGCCATGGGCAACTGGAACATCGTCTGCGGCTTCGGCTTCATCGCGGTGGGCTTCGGCGTATCGACCCAGTGGAAGTAG